AAATAATACTACGAAAAATGCCTAAAATAAAAATGATTGTTGGCCTAGGTAATATAGGCAAAGAATATCAAGATACACGCCATAATGTTGGTGAATGGTTTATTGCTAAAATAGCTCAAGATAAAAATCAAAGTTTCAACTCTAATCCTAAACTTAATTGTAAACTAGCTAAAGTTAGTATTGATTATAATAATGTGATACTAGTATTTCCTACGACATATATGAATAATAGTGGTTTAGCTGTAACAAAAGTTGCTAGTTTTTATAAAATTCAGCCAGAAGAAATACTCGTTGTTCATGATGAGCTTGATATAGACTCAGGACAAATCCGCCTAAAAAAAGGTGGGGGGCACGGTGGCCATAATGGACTTAGAAGTATTAACCAACACTTAGGTACTAATGACTATCTACGCCTTAGAATTGGTATTGGTCACCCAGGACATAAATCAAAAGTAGCTAACTATGTATTATCAAACCCATCTATAGTTCAGAAAAAAGATATAGATGATGCTATTGATAATGGTATCTGTTTTTTAGATGATATAATAAACTACAAATTAGAGCCTGTAATGCAGAAGCTACATACACAATAATATATAAGGAATAAAATAATGGGATTTAAATGTGGTATCGTAGGTTTGCCAAATGTTGGTAAATCGACTCTTTTTAATGCTCTTACAGAAGCAGGAATCGATGCAGAAAACTACCCTTTTTGTACAATTGATCCAAATGTTGGTATTGTTTCTGTACCAGATCAAAGACTTAACGAATTAGCAAAAATTGTTAAGCCAGAAAG
This Francisella opportunistica DNA region includes the following protein-coding sequences:
- the pth gene encoding aminoacyl-tRNA hydrolase, with protein sequence MPKIKMIVGLGNIGKEYQDTRHNVGEWFIAKIAQDKNQSFNSNPKLNCKLAKVSIDYNNVILVFPTTYMNNSGLAVTKVASFYKIQPEEILVVHDELDIDSGQIRLKKGGGHGGHNGLRSINQHLGTNDYLRLRIGIGHPGHKSKVANYVLSNPSIVQKKDIDDAIDNGICFLDDIINYKLEPVMQKLHTQ